The following is a genomic window from Gemmatimonadota bacterium.
CAGGCGCCCTGCCCGCGCCCATGGAGATCATCAGCAAGTACGTCGTGGGGCCGTCCCTGGGCGAGGACGCCATCAACTCCGGCAAGTGGGCGTCGATCCTGGGCCTCATCGCCGTCATGATCTTCATGGCGGTGTATTACCGGACGGCCGGCTTCATCGCCAATTTCGCCCTGATCCTGAACCTCCTCTTCCTGCTGGCCGTCCTCGGCGCTTTCCAGGCGACGCTGACGCTGCCGGGCATCGCGGGAATCATCCTGACCATGGGCATGTCGGTGGACGCCAACATCCTCATCTTCGAACGGATCAAGGAGGAGCTCAGGGCCGGAGGGAAGACGATCCGGCAGTCCGTGGACAGCGGCTACGGGAACGCGCTCCGCACCATCGTGGACGCCAATATCACCACCCTGATCACCGCTTTTGCCCTGTACGAGTTCGGCACCGGACCCATCAAGGGATTCGCCGTGACGCTGGGTTTCGGTATCCTGATCAGCATGTTCACGGCCATCTTCATCACGCGGTCCCTCTTCGACGCGCTCATCGACCGGTGGCAGCTCGTCCAGGTCAGCATCGGCCGGACCGATCCCTTCGGGCGCCTGTTCTTCGGATTCATGCGGTTCGGCAAAGTGGCCTTCGTCATCACCTGGTGCGTGATCGTGGTCGGCCTGGGGACCATCGTCGTGCGCGGCGGGGTGAACTGGGGCGTGGACTTTCAGAGCGGGTCGCTGATCGAGCTGCAGTTCGATCCGCCGGTGCCGGTACAGGACATACGCGGCGCCCTGGGTAACGCCACCATCGAGAACCAGGCCGTCGACCTGAGCCAGAGCGAGATCAAGATGATCGGCGAGGAGGACAACATCCTGATCCGGGCGGCCGACAGCGAATGGAACGAGCAGCAGATCGCATCCGCCGTCAAGACGACGCTCCGTGAACAGTTCCCCGAGAACCTCAAGGGCAATGAAGACGACTGGCTGCGGCAGGAATACAACGTCAGCCCGAAGATCGGCAAAGAACTCACGGTCGACGCCATGGGCGCCGTGGGAGCCTCCATCATCGGCATTGTCCTCTACATCACCATTCGGTTCCGCCAGGTCAACGGGTTCCGGTTCGGGATCGGGACGATCGTCGCGCTGATCCACGACGTGCTCATCGTGCTGGCCATGCTCACCCTCGTGGGCGAGGAACTCACCATGGCGGTCGTGGCGGCCCTGCTGACCGTCGTGGGGTATTCTACGAACGACACCATCGTGGTCTACGACCGCATCAGGGAAAGCCTGGGCCGAACCCGGACGGAAGGGTTTTCGGGCGTAGTGGACCGCAGCATCAACGAATGCCTGAACCGGACCATGATGACGTCGCTCACCGTCCTCCTGGTCCTGGTCTTCCTGCTGGCCGGCAGCACGTCGACCAACTGGGGATTCGCCCTGGCGCTGACCTTCGGTGTCATCACCGGAACCTATTCCTCGATTTTCATCGCCAGCCCCATCGTGGTCTGGTGGCAGAACTGGATAGCCAAGAAGCGCGAGGAAATCCGACGCGCCAGAAAGCCATCGCGGTCGAGCGTCGCCCGCACCGGTTAGGGTCGCCCGCACCGGTCAGCTAAAGCCCGCGGATCCCATGTCGCCTGCCGAACGCATTGAAGTCCTGCGCCGGGACATCCGGTCGCACGATCACCGGTACTTCGTACTCGACGACCCGGTCATCAGCGATTACGACTACGACATGCTGGTGGCCGAGCTGCAGGACCTGGAATCGGCCCACCCCGACCTGATCACCCCCGACTCGCCCACCCAGCGCGTCGGGGGGGAACCCTCCGCTACCTTTCCCGTCGTCCGGCATCCCGTGCCCATGCTCTCCATCGGGAACACGTACAACGATGAGGAGATCCGGGACTTCGACCGCCGCATCCGCGACCTGCTGGGTCCGGATCGGGCGTACGCCTACGCGGTCGAACTGAAGATCGACGGCGTGGCCGTCAGCCTGCGCTACGAGAACGGCGCGCTGGCCCTGGGCGCCACGCGGGGGGACGGCGAGCAGGGCGACGACATCACGGCGAACCTGCGGACGATCCGGTCCATCCCCCTGCGCATTGCCGAAGAAGACCCCCTGCTCAACAACATCGAGGTGCGGGGCGAAGTGTATCTGCCCCACGACGGGTTCG
Proteins encoded in this region:
- the secD gene encoding protein translocase subunit SecD, with amino-acid sequence MQWKQVRIVLILVVIFTALWYVYPSVRTSDYWQYAPVQNALTPEQIDAIDADPLLTEADRAQLKELNLTKAERDLLQDQSIRQGLDLQGGVHIKLEVDKSNLPEEEAVDVVERAMQVISNRVNEFGVTEPIIQQEGEDRIIVELPGLRDIDRAMTLINQTAQLEFRLLREGSELRSVVERIDALLAARDTTSVPADTSALIPEANVTAERNPFLSLIDLSDNEIIVPASNTARVDEILAQPQVQSFIPAGAEIRAGVVRTTASGQRVRSYYYMNAQPELTGAVLADAFPQTGSGSDIGSMGVASVGFTTTDDGARTFSRVTGNNIGRRLAIVLDGRVFSAPVIQGRIPNGRGEITGINSLEEARDLSIVLRAGALPAPMEIISKYVVGPSLGEDAINSGKWASILGLIAVMIFMAVYYRTAGFIANFALILNLLFLLAVLGAFQATLTLPGIAGIILTMGMSVDANILIFERIKEELRAGGKTIRQSVDSGYGNALRTIVDANITTLITAFALYEFGTGPIKGFAVTLGFGILISMFTAIFITRSLFDALIDRWQLVQVSIGRTDPFGRLFFGFMRFGKVAFVITWCVIVVGLGTIVVRGGVNWGVDFQSGSLIELQFDPPVPVQDIRGALGNATIENQAVDLSQSEIKMIGEEDNILIRAADSEWNEQQIASAVKTTLREQFPENLKGNEDDWLRQEYNVSPKIGKELTVDAMGAVGASIIGIVLYITIRFRQVNGFRFGIGTIVALIHDVLIVLAMLTLVGEELTMAVVAALLTVVGYSTNDTIVVYDRIRESLGRTRTEGFSGVVDRSINECLNRTMMTSLTVLLVLVFLLAGSTSTNWGFALALTFGVITGTYSSIFIASPIVVWWQNWIAKKREEIRRARKPSRSSVARTG